The Pseudobacteriovorax antillogorgiicola genome segment CAACGGTTCAGTACGGCCAACGATCCTTGGATTCCTTTGAAACTTTTAAAAAGTATGTTGAATACTTTGTGGATGTGGTTGCCTCTTACGAAGCAGATTTTGTGACCTTTCCAGAGTTATTCACAGTTCAACTGCTTTCAATCGATAACAAGGCTGATCTCACCCCGGCTCAAGCCATGGAAACGCTAACTCGCTATACCGAGCCGTTTAAAGAGTTCATGCTAGAACTAGCAATTCGCTACAACATCAACATCATTGGCGGCTCCCACCCCACCAAAACCAACGATAGCAACGATAGCAACGAAGTTTATAATGTTTGCTACGTGTTCCTCCGCCAAGGTGAGATCTATGAACAGTATAAAATTCACCCTACCCCAGACGAACGCTATTGGTGGAATATTAGAGGGGGCCATGAGGTAAGCGTTATTCCCACAGACTGCGGGCCTATCGGAGTCTTGATCTGCTATGACTCCGAGTTTCCCGAGTTGGGCCGTCACCTGATCAATCAAGGTGCAAAGTTGCTATTTGTGCCATTTTGCACGGACGAACGGCAAAGCTACCTGCGCGTCCGCTACTGTGCTCAAGCCCGTGCTGTGGAGAACCAATGTTTTGTGGTGCTATCTGGCAACGTAGGAAACTTGCCGGGGGTTCCCAACATGGATATTCAATATGGGCAAAGCTGTATCTTAACCCCCTGTGACTTTAGTTTTGCTCGTGATGGCATTGCAGCGGATACTACACCTAATGTGGAGACTGTTGCCATGGCTGACCTTCGCTTTGATGACCTTACTTATGCTAGGAACAGCGGCACGGTGCAGAACCTTAAAAACAGGCGCCACGATCTTTATTCGATCCGTTGGAAAAAGTAAAAACCCTTATTACCAAAAAACTCCACGGGTCATTCGAACCCGTGGAGTTTTTAATCGATGGATAAACTTAATGGTCGCCTTTTCAGCCATTTTTACCAGGCATAGCAGCCTTTAAAGCCTCGCTTGCAGACTCCGAAAAATCCAAAGTTCTGATTGGAAATGGAATATCGATACCAGCGCCATCAAGAGCTTTTTTAGCAGCAACAATCGCCTTATGTCTCACATCGAGGAAGCTAGGACCACCGGGATACTTGATCCAGATATAGCCGACCAGGTTTACAGATGAAACACCCAACCCTTCCACGAAAACTGTTGGCTCAGGATCATTTAGAACATCATCTAAACCCTTCACAGCTTCCAAAATGAGATCTTTCGCCTGATTCAAATCAGCGTCGTAGCTAACACCAATATTGAGTGTGATCCGTCTTTGGCCATAGCTGCTGTAATTGGTAAACTTTCGCTCCATGAAATGCTTGTTGGGAATCACAATTTCCTGCCCCGAAAAGTTACGCATCACAGTATCGCGAATTCTGACATCCACAACAGTGCCAAGTTCACCATCGATCTCGATTACATCGTTAAGTTTAATCGGCGCTCTGATGCCAATCATAATGCCTGAAACAAAATTTGCCGCTAGGTCTTGGAATGCAAAACCAAGTGCTAAACCCATGACCCCAACACCAGCTAGGAGTGAAAAAACCGCTTGCTGAAGTTGGAGCACGCTTAGTGCGAGAATGAACCCTACCGCGATCACAGACACCCGCGCCATTGAGCTTAATAGATTGCAAAGGCTCGGATTCACCACAGTCCGACCTATAACCGAAGACACAATACGTGCTGTCCACCGCGCTAGAATCCAGAAAGTAACTAGGAGAACCAACGCCACTGCGATATTCGGCAAGCTCTCAATAAACTTTTCTACCCAGCCCCATAACTTATCGTTCAATGCTTCGAAGGCAACCTGTATCGACTCCATATTAAAACGATTCCTTTCCGTACCTATCCATGTCAATTATTCTGCTGCGGACCGATAGCTCCACCGCTATCGTCAGACCGTGCCCATGTTTGATGCTACGAGCTGCAAGGGGTATACCACGAGCATTTTGCGTTCGCCAACAGAACCTTACACTCCTGACCGCTGCAAGCTGTAGCATTGTCCCTTTGCCTTGGCTGGCTAGTGTATGGTTCAGCCTTCATACAATGGGTAGGAGCACACCATTGTAAAGCTATTCCAAAGGGCACAGGCTTTGCATCGCCGCAGCTGTGAGATAGAGTGAACGTCTCTCTGTAGCAATCAACTAATCAAGATAATCAATATGACACCCAATTCATCGCGGCGACTTCTTATATGGATACTGTTTCTCAACCTAAGCCCAAGCAAAGCATGGGCTGTGCAAGGCATGAATACGCAGAAAAACCGGGTCGATGATACGGAGGATCTCATCATCAATCAAATGCGCGAAGAACAGGCAGAGAATATCTACCGCCTGCGGGATGTCTACATGCTGGGAGGCAACCCAAATACCAAGGTTCAGCTAAGCGCTAAATTCAAGCTGCTGAAGTCTCAACCACTATACTTCGGCTACACCCAGAAAATGTTTTGGGACTTGCTTAGGAAAGACTCTAACCCCTTTCGCGATATCACATACAATCCAGAAATCTTTTACACTCAGGAAATGACCGCATCCGATAGCTCTCTCAAATTCCTGAGTGTCGGCTTGGATCATCGATCCAATGGTAAGGCTGAGGAAGAGTCCCGTGCCTACAATGCCGCTTTCGTTCAAGGCGATGGTCGGTGGAAGATCGCCGACATCCCGGGCACCTGGAGCTTACGGCTTCAGAACGTCTTCTCCGTAGACAAAACCAATCCAGACATTCGCGAACATATTGGCTTCTGGGAAGCACGGGTCTCTGTCGCTGACTTGTTCGGTGATCGACTGGCCTATAAAGTTGAGGCTTACCTGAATGTCTTCGCAGGTGGTCCTTACGGAGTGGATTTAAGCCAAGGCGGCCAAGAGCTGGGCTTTAAGTTCAGAACTAGAATCTTTGGCTTCTTCCCTTACCTCATGTTTCAAGTATACTACGGCCACAAAGAATCACTTTTGGAGTATCAGGACTACACGAAAGCTTACCGGTTTGGAATTCTGCTTTAGGCCGATTCATGAAATTGTAGCTGCGCTAGATATGGAAGGTGGTCTGACGACCAACCTTGCCTACCAAAGCCTCGGACTCGAACGTCGATCGCTGAAAAACCTTTCATATAGATTCGATCCAAAGGTAGCACGGGGGTTGGGCAAGGAAATGTTCGCGGCAAACGATTGGACAAACTTTGTCCGGCTTCCACGAAGCCAGCATCTCGAATTTCATTGTGCAGACGCTGATTCCAGTCATTGAAGTCACCTAGAAGAGCTAGTGGATGGTGGCTACCTAAGTTGTCTAAATAAGACTTGAGCGTTTGCCATTGACTCAGCGGCTCTTTTTCACTGAGACCCAGGTGAGTATTCAAGATGGCGAGTCTTTGATCACCGCAACGAAGAAGGCAAAATAACCCACCTCTTGGTTCCCCTGTATCCGTTTTCAAACTCACTCGGTCTTCTAGAAGAATCGGATAGCGGCTTAATACAGCATTCCCTTGGTTGCCATCAGGAAAGGATACATTGTAGCCGAACGAGCTATGAGGCCACAGCTCATTACAAAGCTCTTCAAGGTCTGACCGTCGCCACCGGTGACTGCGCCAGACTTCTTGAAGGCAAATAACATCGGCTTCGGTAAGCTTCATCAATTTATATATATCATTGCTGGTGGGCCGCCGCCTAAACGGCGACTTCATCCGGTGAACATTATAGGTGATTATCTTGATATCCTGACTATCAGGCATGAGCACTCTCCTCTGAAATATTTTGGTCTTTTTGAGAAAACCTTTGATTCAAGCCATAAAATATTCCAAGAACCACGATCACTGATCCCACAAATAACGCGATATTCTCGGCACTGGGTTCGCTAATCAGTTCGAAGAGACTATTTTGAAAAAAGACCAGACTCACTGTTCCTGGTAGAATCCCCAGGGCCGTGCCGAGGATGTAAATCCCAAAGTGAACTTTCACAGATCCAGCTGCGATGTTGACCAAACTAAAAGGGGCTACAGGAGTCAGCCGAACAAGTACCAGTGGCAAAATATGTCGTCCTTTGATCTTCTCACCAATGGTGAGAAGCTTTTTTGGCAGCATACGATGCAATAATTTTTGAGACAATAGCTGACCCAGAACATAGCCTCCTGCTGCGGCTCCTAGTACGCCACATAGAATATAAGTCACCGCTTCATAACCGTGAAAGATACTAGCGAAAGCTAGAATCAAAAGGTTTACGGGAACAAACAACATGGCACTCAGGGCAAATATGAGGACCGCTAGTAGCGTTCCCTGCCAACCAGATGACGAAGCCAAGTTCAACTCACTCCGAAGCCAATCTTGAAACTTCGCAAGATCGAGATCTAAGTAGAAAAGGGTCGCTGCAAGGGCAACTCCCATCACTAGTAGTGATATGATCCTGATCGACGTGCCACGAAAGATACTCCCTGATGAGTCGTGATCACTGTAAGCTGTTCTATCAATAATTTGCTCGAATTTCAGGGGCTGGTCCCAATCAAGTAAACCTTTGTCGACGAGGCCTGTAGGTGACGCTCACCCATTACCCAGAAACCCAGCTGCTCACCCAAAAACTTACTAAACCCCCTGCTCTGAATGTGTTTTGAATTTTTTTATAAATATTTTTTAACTTTGGCACTCGGGTTGCAAAGAGGAGAACATCGGCGGACGTGAAACACCACGTCTTTAAAAACCAATTTAGACTTGAGGAGATTTTGGAATGCGTATTATGATGAGTGTACTTCTATGTGGTGCCCTAGCAGCTTGTGGTGATGACGACGGTGATGATAAAAATCCCGTCCAGGAAGCTGTTGATGCTGGTTTCAATCTAGCGAAACAATCAGGCCAACCGGGTAACACTTGGGCAACAACATGTCGTGGCTTTAACGTTCTCGACGCCAATATCATCTCAAGTTCAAGCCAGGAGGTTTGGGACTTCAACGCTGCGAATACGGACGTCACAAGGTCATTTTCAATTTATAGTGACGATAGCTGCGAAGACAGCTTCGGTTCCCTAGAGTTCTTAGGAAACTACGAACTGAAAGATGAATCCAGTGATGTCTACCCAATCAACTTACAATTCGACAAGGCTTACCTTACCCCATCAAACCAATCTTTGGTAGACGCCTTGAACACAGCAGGATGGTGTGGAATTTCTGATTGGAAAGTAGATAAGAAAACGGATATTTCAGGTCAGTTAGGCGAAGGTGCTTGCCGGGTTCCTCAGAACATGGGCGAGAAAGGCTACGATGTAATCGTGGTCGAGGATGATAAACTGTACTTCGGAACCCCTTTAAGCCCAGCTGCAGCTTCTGAGTCTGAGCGGCCTCAAGAAGCAAACCGCGACATTGTCTTCAACCGTAAATAGCACACGGCTAAGAATATGCGGAAAAGGAGGAAGCCCGAGAGGCTTCCCCTTAATCAGGATTACTGAGCATCCCGAGTCATGTATTCAACAACCACAAACTCTTCAAGGCGATCTCGCTTTGTTGCTTTAGCTTTTTCACGCTTGATAAAAGCCTTAACAAACTGACGAACATTGCTTTCATCGTCAACGCTACCAGGAACGTTTGCAAAGATTGCTTGGCAAAGATCATCTTCTAAAGAAGCAGATGCGAAAGCCTTTGAACTTCCAGCAGCCACACCCAATGAAGCTCCTGTGATCTTTAACAGGCTACGTCTAGAAATAGTCTTGTTTATCATGTCACAGTCTCCTAGATATTGATACTTTGTGGGATTTTAGATGGTACTAGGTACTCGTAGCTAGTACGTCGCGTCTTGTTACGATCCTTGATAGTACTCTCAACACCTCTTAAGGCTAGTTGGAACTTCCATAGTTTAGGAACAACTCTTTTATCAGAGAACGTGCCCAAATTGTACTGACCCAACTGCGTGTAATACGTCTGACCAAGAAGGTGAAGCGTATGAACTTGCTTGATCGCACGGTCGAGTGGTGGCAAGAACTCAGTCGCGCCTTGCTCGTCGAGACCTTCAGTCGTAGGAGCCGGCTGGTAGCCAGCAAGTGGCTGGTAAGCAACCGCTGAAGCACGGCCCTGAGGGAAGTTTACAGCAGCGTGTTGCGCAGAGCATGTGAAGAGAATCATTGTTAAGGTCTCAACCAATACTTGCTTTGTAATGATGCCTTCAGATGGAGCGAAGCCATTCACTCGACCAGCGTCAGGAGCCATGATTTCAGATGTCCAAGCTGCTAGCTCGTTGTCGTTGGCGACATCGCTATCGCTGTTATAGTACAGATCAACATAGTCAGAAACCCAGTCCTGAATAGCGTTCCAAACTAGAAGACCATCGTCTCGGTAAGGGTAATTTTTGATTTTACTGGAGCTATCAACACCACGAGCCTTCAGGTTAGCTGGTAGAAGGTTGTCACGGAAATGGAAGCTGTTACGCTTGATGCGAAGCACTTCGTAACCTGTTTCGATCTCAGCTGATAGTAGCTGCTCCACAGTACCGCCCTTCGGAAGAAGAGTCTTAACAGCCAAGGCGTTAATTGGCAAAGTCCCTTCGAAGTGAGGAACGAGTAATGTATGCAAAGGATGTTGAGGAGCCAACTGCCTGAAAGTTGCGATAACAATAGGGTCGATCAATAAGTGTGTTAGACCAAGGTGTGAAACAACTTCATGGTAGTTAGAATCTGCAACCTTTACCATAGTCTTAGCAATGAGCCAGTCCCACTTGCCTGAGAAAGGCGTCAAAACAAGAGCATCAGCGCCTTGCTCATTTTGGATAGCAAGGATTTCAAGGTTGTCACCATTCTTAGGAACCGCAAGGAAGACGATCGGTCGGTAACCATACTTTGGTTGGTCTGGATGCTGGCCATCTTTGAGCAACGCAAGTTCGAAGTAATCAACGACGAAGAGGCGCTCATCAGCGATCATACCTTCGATAGAATCATCAGCAAACTTTGGGTGTTGGTTAACATGATCATCATTAAAACCATAGTTATCCTGAAGAGCAGTAAGCTTTTGGATCATCACTGGATTAAGACCAGCAACGAAATAGTCGGCAAACTCACCGTCGTCAAACAGCTTGTCTCCGCCTTCTGGAATATCAAATTGCTTAAACAGCTCGTAGTACTGTGTGAAGCTGGAAGGGCGCTTGTCTTTAAGAGCTACACCTAAATCCGGGTTCGTGTAGCGGATATAGTTCAACAGGTCACCATCGATCAACATCTTAGCGATTTCAGAAACCGGCTTTTCAGGAAGCGGAAATTCAAAGACGTAGTCTTTATCTTCCAAAATCTTTTCCCAATTTCGACGGATCTGATACTGGGTTGCAACGATCTTAAGATTCCATAAAGTTCCGGCCTTAGCTTCGTCTGGTATGCTAGCGGAAATGGGCACCTGATCTACAACCGAGAAATCGTACTGAAATTTTTGTCGAAACTCCTCAAGTTTCTCAAGCCGCTTCTCGGGCTTTGAGTCAAACTGAGGCAAGCTAGTTTGGCTAAAAAGCGTCATTTCAAATCTCCATATAGATATTGAAGGTAGTTGCCGTATTTAAGAGTTTTCCTTGGGCGAGGATAACTTTTCTTTAATTTTTATAGTGGAAGCTATATATTCAGATTTGCTTTATTAAAAATTCATATTAATTTCTATTTAAGCAAAGACTGAGAGCATAAATTTGGATATAGAAATACAAACAACCCAATAGTTTGCTTGTTTTTGGAATCAAATTTATGAGCACGTTATATGACTTTCTTAGAGGAATTTAAATACATAAGTTTTACAAATAAATTACAATGTAAGACCTGTTAAATCACTAATTCCAAAATGGTTTTTGCAATGACAAGGTAAGATCTTTCAGTTTCTAAACGATTCTGTTAGACAGAAAAACTGAAGCAAACTCTTTGCTCAAAGTAAGATCTTCCTCCTCCAATCCTGCCGATGGGTATAACGTTTACCGACAAGGAGGACTGCTGCATGAGTCTCGACAAAAGCGCAAAAATTTGCATGGTGCTTAAAAACGATAGTGAAGTCGATCTTTTCAAATCGATTATGGTTCAAAATAAAATTAAGAACATCTCAGCATTCACCAGTGCAAACCTAGCCTATGAGACGGCAACCCGTTCACAGTTTGAATTGTTCATAACGAATGTCAAATTAAACGATCAGCCAGGGATCGTACTGCTCCAACGATTGCGCAATTGCGGCAACTATGGGATGGAACCCTATCTGTTTGTTGGTGAATCTGTAGACAGCGCAACCATGAACTTATTTGCAGAGCACGACATTGAGTATGTGATCACGAAGCCTTATTCTCCCGAGAAAATCATCAACAAGCTGTTTTACGTCTTCAAGCAGGAGTCCAATCTTTCTCCCCAGGAGTCTGCCTACAGAAACGCCAAGGCTGCATTTCAATCTAAGATGGAAGATATGGCTTGGGAAATGGCGTCCGACTCCCTCAAGCAATTCGGTACCAGCGAGAAACTTGAAGTCCTGATGGGTGATATCCTTTTGGCCAAAGGAGAGATCATGAAGGCTCGGGAATTTTATCAAAAAGCTCTCGACAATAATCCTAAATCTCTGGCTGCCCAACACAAGATTGCTGCAACTATGGTTGCGAACAAAGAATACGATCAAGCCAAATCAATCTTGAACAAACTTGCTGAGGAAAACCCTGATCACATCGACGTTCTAGAAAACGCGGGTCTAAGTAACTACGAAACTGGGGATGTGAAGAAAGCCAAAAAATACCT includes the following:
- a CDS encoding bifunctional GNAT family N-acetyltransferase/carbon-nitrogen hydrolase family protein, with protein sequence MLQVRQAKPQDIVAIRDLAKKCYPTEPPYTLAMLRGHINHFPEGQFVCEYEGKIVGYCATFIVSGNVALHPHTWIEVSGGGFASTHDPKGNYLYGMEVCVDTSYRHLRIGKRLYNARKKLCQYLRLEGIIFGGRIPGYGRREKSVESPEEYVELVKQRKFRDTVVNFQLRQGFEFRGILPGYHPDDRESRGYATLMVWRNPEIEPGTPRTLDDESTRSQRLHKRVRVATVQYGQRSLDSFETFKKYVEYFVDVVASYEADFVTFPELFTVQLLSIDNKADLTPAQAMETLTRYTEPFKEFMLELAIRYNINIIGGSHPTKTNDSNDSNEVYNVCYVFLRQGEIYEQYKIHPTPDERYWWNIRGGHEVSVIPTDCGPIGVLICYDSEFPELGRHLINQGAKLLFVPFCTDERQSYLRVRYCAQARAVENQCFVVLSGNVGNLPGVPNMDIQYGQSCILTPCDFSFARDGIAADTTPNVETVAMADLRFDDLTYARNSGTVQNLKNRRHDLYSIRWKK
- a CDS encoding mechanosensitive ion channel family protein encodes the protein MESIQVAFEALNDKLWGWVEKFIESLPNIAVALVLLVTFWILARWTARIVSSVIGRTVVNPSLCNLLSSMARVSVIAVGFILALSVLQLQQAVFSLLAGVGVMGLALGFAFQDLAANFVSGIMIGIRAPIKLNDVIEIDGELGTVVDVRIRDTVMRNFSGQEIVIPNKHFMERKFTNYSSYGQRRITLNIGVSYDADLNQAKDLILEAVKGLDDVLNDPEPTVFVEGLGVSSVNLVGYIWIKYPGGPSFLDVRHKAIVAAKKALDGAGIDIPFPIRTLDFSESASEALKAAMPGKNG
- a CDS encoding phospholipase A, with the protein product MTPNSSRRLLIWILFLNLSPSKAWAVQGMNTQKNRVDDTEDLIINQMREEQAENIYRLRDVYMLGGNPNTKVQLSAKFKLLKSQPLYFGYTQKMFWDLLRKDSNPFRDITYNPEIFYTQEMTASDSSLKFLSVGLDHRSNGKAEEESRAYNAAFVQGDGRWKIADIPGTWSLRLQNVFSVDKTNPDIREHIGFWEARVSVADLFGDRLAYKVEAYLNVFAGGPYGVDLSQGGQELGFKFRTRIFGFFPYLMFQVYYGHKESLLEYQDYTKAYRFGILL
- a CDS encoding endonuclease/exonuclease/phosphatase family protein; the encoded protein is MPDSQDIKIITYNVHRMKSPFRRRPTSNDIYKLMKLTEADVICLQEVWRSHRWRRSDLEELCNELWPHSSFGYNVSFPDGNQGNAVLSRYPILLEDRVSLKTDTGEPRGGLFCLLRCGDQRLAILNTHLGLSEKEPLSQWQTLKSYLDNLGSHHPLALLGDFNDWNQRLHNEIRDAGFVEAGQSLSNRLPRTFPCPTPVLPLDRIYMKGFSAIDVRVRGFGRQGWSSDHLPYLAQLQFHESA
- a CDS encoding TVP38/TMEM64 family protein encodes the protein MGVALAATLFYLDLDLAKFQDWLRSELNLASSSGWQGTLLAVLIFALSAMLFVPVNLLILAFASIFHGYEAVTYILCGVLGAAAGGYVLGQLLSQKLLHRMLPKKLLTIGEKIKGRHILPLVLVRLTPVAPFSLVNIAAGSVKVHFGIYILGTALGILPGTVSLVFFQNSLFELISEPSAENIALFVGSVIVVLGIFYGLNQRFSQKDQNISEESAHA
- a CDS encoding lipoxygenase family protein yields the protein MTLFSQTSLPQFDSKPEKRLEKLEEFRQKFQYDFSVVDQVPISASIPDEAKAGTLWNLKIVATQYQIRRNWEKILEDKDYVFEFPLPEKPVSEIAKMLIDGDLLNYIRYTNPDLGVALKDKRPSSFTQYYELFKQFDIPEGGDKLFDDGEFADYFVAGLNPVMIQKLTALQDNYGFNDDHVNQHPKFADDSIEGMIADERLFVVDYFELALLKDGQHPDQPKYGYRPIVFLAVPKNGDNLEILAIQNEQGADALVLTPFSGKWDWLIAKTMVKVADSNYHEVVSHLGLTHLLIDPIVIATFRQLAPQHPLHTLLVPHFEGTLPINALAVKTLLPKGGTVEQLLSAEIETGYEVLRIKRNSFHFRDNLLPANLKARGVDSSSKIKNYPYRDDGLLVWNAIQDWVSDYVDLYYNSDSDVANDNELAAWTSEIMAPDAGRVNGFAPSEGIITKQVLVETLTMILFTCSAQHAAVNFPQGRASAVAYQPLAGYQPAPTTEGLDEQGATEFLPPLDRAIKQVHTLHLLGQTYYTQLGQYNLGTFSDKRVVPKLWKFQLALRGVESTIKDRNKTRRTSYEYLVPSKIPQSINI
- a CDS encoding tetratricopeptide repeat protein; this encodes MSLDKSAKICMVLKNDSEVDLFKSIMVQNKIKNISAFTSANLAYETATRSQFELFITNVKLNDQPGIVLLQRLRNCGNYGMEPYLFVGESVDSATMNLFAEHDIEYVITKPYSPEKIINKLFYVFKQESNLSPQESAYRNAKAAFQSKMEDMAWEMASDSLKQFGTSEKLEVLMGDILLAKGEIMKAREFYQKALDNNPKSLAAQHKIAATMVANKEYDQAKSILNKLAEENPDHIDVLENAGLSNYETGDVKKAKKYLSRVQDYVPESKVAATVMTKVKIDEGQVSGLAEDLKKSLSEKELVSLLNSAGIKLSKENKVDEAIKIYLDCLAHIENKEFAGKVHYNLALAYQKLENKEETKKHLQKTLEYIPTFSKASAMLNKLSKSAA